The following coding sequences lie in one Phyllopteryx taeniolatus isolate TA_2022b chromosome 4, UOR_Ptae_1.2, whole genome shotgun sequence genomic window:
- the pla2g12a gene encoding group XIIA secretory phospholipase A2 isoform X1, which translates to MFSLAYSDGAITNTRKSECFQPSIRNGIGTPLSFRRKSNNLRIIDHVTGLNPEMNALKAETPDWRLTLKTIRNGIHKIDTYLNAALDLFGGDDGLCRYKCSDGYKPVPRPEYKPPPPNGCGTPLFGFQFDIGIPSMTKCCNQHDRCYDTCGRDKHDCDEQFQDCLETICRNVQRTLGLAHSVQACESAVTLLFDTVMHLGCKPYLDSQRESCVCQYEVKKEL; encoded by the exons ATGTTCTCATTGGCTTATTCTGACGGTGCGATCACCAACACTCGGAAATCGGAATGTTTTCAACCTTCGATCAGGAATGGGATTGGAACACCGCTCAGTTTTCGTCGGAAATCCAACAACCTCCGCAT CATAGATCACGTGACTGGCTTAAACCCGGAAATGAATGCCCTg AAAGCGGAGACTCCCGACTGGCGATTGACTCTGAAAACGATCCGCAATGGCATCCACAAGATCGACACGTACCTCAACGCGGCTCTCGACTTGTTCGGCGGCGACGACGGCTTGTGTCGTTACAAGTGTAGTGACG GTTACAAGCCGGTGCCTCGACCCGAATACAAGCCGCCGCCGCCCAACGGATGTGGGACGCCGCTCTTTGGATTCCAG TTCGACATCGGCATCCCGTCCATGACCAAATGCTGCAACCAGCACGACCGCTGCTACGACACATGCGGCCGCGACAAGCATGACTGCGACGAGCAGTTCCAGGACTGTCTGGAGACCATCTGCAGGAACGTGCAACGTACCCTGGGATTGGCCCACAGTGTCCAAG CGTGCGAGTCGGCGGTGACGCTGCTGTTCGACACAGTGATGCACTTGGGGTGCAAACCGTACTTGGACAGCCAGCGGGagtcgtgtgtgtgtcagtacgaggtgaagaaggagctgtgA
- the LOC133476858 gene encoding caspase-6-like, with translation MAHTGEHCATAASFAMGNTTVTDSTTPCVQNLTETDAFRSNKLLDPTEEYRMDYRRRGRALIFNQERFFWRLGMNDRLGTNVDRYNLEIRLKALNFEVKVYDNYKNAEVLEIIHEAAEENHSDADCFVLIFLSHGEDEHVYTNDGKISIQHITSLFKGDQCQSLVGKPKIFVWQACRGDKHDNPVVAYDAVDSELQTNEVVVDASAVHTLPAGADFIMCYSVAEGYYSHRDTVNGSWYIEDLCELLRKYGDSLEFTELLTLVNRIVSERSVLASRDSESIGKKQVPCFASMLTKKLYFRPKK, from the exons ATGGCCCACACCGGAGAACATTGCGCTACAG CAGCCAGTTTTGCCATGGGCAACACGACCGTCACTGACAGCACGA CTCCATGTGTCCAGAATCTAACGGAGACGGATGCCTTCAGGAG CAATAAGCTTTTGGACCCCACTGAGGAGTACAGGATGGACTACAGACGACGAGGCCGGGCGCTCATTTTTAACCAGGAACGCTTCTTCTGGCGCCTTGGCATGAATGACCGGCTTGGCACTAACGTTGACCGCTACAACCTGGAGATCAG GCTGAAGGCGCTCAACTTTGAGGTGAAAGTTTATGACAACTACAAAAATGCGGAAGTCCTTGAGATAATCCATGAAG CTGCTGAGGAAAACCACTCTGATGCCGATTGCTTCGTGCTCATTTTCCTGAGCCACGGCGAGGACGAGCATGTGTACACCAACGATGGGAAAATCAGCATCCAGCACATTACCTCGCTCTTCAAAGGAGACCAGTGCCAAAGCCTAGTCGGGAAGCCCAAGATCTTTGTGTGGCAG GCATGTCGTGGAGACAAGCACGACAACCCCGTGGTGGCCTATGACGCTGTGGACAGCGAGCTGCAGACAAATGAGGTGGTCGTTGACGCCAGCGCTGTTCACACGCTTCCGGCCGGAGCTGACTTCATCATGTGCTACTCGGTGGCAGAAG GATACTACTCGCATCGGGATACAGTGAACGGCTCGTGGTACATTGAAGACCTGTGCGAGCTGCTGAGGAAGTACGGCGACTCTCTGGAATTCACCGAACTCCTGACGCTGGTCAACCGCATTGTGTCTGAGAGGAGCGTCTTGGCCAGCAGGGACAGCGAGTCCATCGGCAAGAAGCAGGTGCCGTGCTTCGCCTCCATGCTCACCAAGAAACTCTACTTCCGCCCCAAAAAGTAA
- the pla2g12a gene encoding group XIIA secretory phospholipase A2 isoform X2 gives MLTIRHVVFVLVVCLACVSCCGQKAETPDWRLTLKTIRNGIHKIDTYLNAALDLFGGDDGLCRYKCSDGYKPVPRPEYKPPPPNGCGTPLFGFQFDIGIPSMTKCCNQHDRCYDTCGRDKHDCDEQFQDCLETICRNVQRTLGLAHSVQACESAVTLLFDTVMHLGCKPYLDSQRESCVCQYEVKKEL, from the exons ATGCTAACGATAAGACATGTTGTTTTCGTCCTGGTCGTATGTTTGGCGTGCGTGTCCTGCTGTGGACAGAAAGCGGAGACTCCCGACTGGCGATTGACTCTGAAAACGATCCGCAATGGCATCCACAAGATCGACACGTACCTCAACGCGGCTCTCGACTTGTTCGGCGGCGACGACGGCTTGTGTCGTTACAAGTGTAGTGACG GTTACAAGCCGGTGCCTCGACCCGAATACAAGCCGCCGCCGCCCAACGGATGTGGGACGCCGCTCTTTGGATTCCAG TTCGACATCGGCATCCCGTCCATGACCAAATGCTGCAACCAGCACGACCGCTGCTACGACACATGCGGCCGCGACAAGCATGACTGCGACGAGCAGTTCCAGGACTGTCTGGAGACCATCTGCAGGAACGTGCAACGTACCCTGGGATTGGCCCACAGTGTCCAAG CGTGCGAGTCGGCGGTGACGCTGCTGTTCGACACAGTGATGCACTTGGGGTGCAAACCGTACTTGGACAGCCAGCGGGagtcgtgtgtgtgtcagtacgaggtgaagaaggagctgtgA